One window from the genome of Macrobrachium rosenbergii isolate ZJJX-2024 chromosome 2, ASM4041242v1, whole genome shotgun sequence encodes:
- the LOC136843179 gene encoding uncharacterized protein, whose translation MPLASSNTTLLCDTSTGRPHPLVPTSRRRQVFDIVHGLFHPSGRTMARLMTNKFVWHGINKDIRQRARSCIPCQASKTSRHTESRVSDFPQPRLRFSHIHIDVIRPLPQSRGARYLLTIIDHSARWPEATPMEEASTSSCAEALLSTNSMVKRAHRSLKAALMARCTSERWKEQLYWVLLGLRTAPKANGDASPAEKDYGETLTVPIEFFPPLANSVDTPLPRLRELTQKFVPCHKTFTDRTTTYSPPALHYVFVRVDACWPPLTRPYRGPHQVIRWATKAYLHDIHRREDWITIDRLKPAFLLDSETHLLPHQRGVRGDPGNTSSQLQMSVPPHAHSSPGAGAHSNCLSVCCSNTGGPRELKSAWKEPLRKKVDKFRYTQ comes from the exons atgcccttagcaagctcgaacacaactctcctctgcgacaccagtaCAGGCCGCCCACACCCCCTAGTACCCACTTCGAGGAGAAGGCAGGTGTTTGACATAGTCCATGGTCTCTTCCATCCATCAGGCCGCACAATGGCGCGCCTCATGActaacaagttcgtctggcatggcatcaacaaggacattCGCCAgagggcaaggagctgcatcccatgccaggcgaGCAAAACGTCCCGACATACAGAGTCCAGGGTCagcgacttcccccagcctcgtCTCCGtttcagccacatccacatcgatgtcATCAGGCCCCTTCCGCAATCgagaggagccagatacctcctgactaTCATAGACCACTCCGCCCGCTGgcccgaggcaacccccatggaggaggcatcaacatcatcatgcgcagaggccctcctctcca caaaCAGCATGGTCAagagggcgcaccgctctcttaaggcagctctcatggcacgctgcaccagtgaaaggtggaaggaacagctgtactgggtcctgctgggtctccgcaccgcaccaaAGGCAAATGGCgacgcctcccctgctgagaaagacTATGGGGAGACACTGACCGTCCCCATAGAATTCTTCCCGCCATTAGCGAACAGCGTTGACAcacccctcccgaggttgagggaactcactCAGAAGTTTgtgccctgccataagaccttcacagacagaaccaccacctacagcccacctgccttacactacgtcttcgtcagggtggatgcCTGTtggccgcccttaaccaggccctaccgGGGGCCCCACCAAGTCATCAGGTGGGCCACCAAGGCATACCTCCATGACATCCACAggcgggaagactggatcaccatcgacaggctgaagccagcattcctgttggacagtgaA ACACACCTGCTCCCCCACCAAAGAGGGGTCCGGGGCGACCCAGGAAACACATCGAGCCAACTccagatgtcggttccaccccacgcccacagttctccaggagcagGGGCCCACTCCAACTGCCTCAGCGTCtgc TGCAGTAACACAGGAGGCCCACGAGAACTCAAGTCGGCGTGGAAGGAGCCACTTCGTAAAAAGGTAGACAAGTTCAGATATACACAATAG